A genomic segment from Salvelinus alpinus chromosome 8, SLU_Salpinus.1, whole genome shotgun sequence encodes:
- the mppe1 gene encoding metallophosphoesterase 1 isoform X1: MHGLSCKCKWGLTFTLFLSVICVFIFCEYLIYYPAILRCSWPKLNRDSGKGVPPLQALFLSDTHLLGAIKGHWFDKLRREWQMERAFQTALGVLQPEVVFILGDIFDEGKWSSPKDWEDDVRRFKQIFRHPRDMELIAIIGNHDIGFHHEMSWYKLERFERVFNVTSARIVTNKGVNFVLVNSMAMHGDRCPICEHVENELYSLSQALNCSVLSHRSSSMRTYCQEDMQKFPRSSPIILQYVMYCVLTFCRKHYPLYRPNDAECTGQDAASPEERQQVFHERYDVLSQEASQRLLWWFQPRLILSGHTHSACKVVHDNKHPEISVPSFSWRNRNNPSFILGTFSPTDFQLAKCFLPEESSVVAIYCSTAMVVSLLLLAHLHLTKTSMLLATNLMGKHKGF; this comes from the exons ATGCACGGACTGAGTTGCAAATGTAAATGGGGCCTTACTTTCACTCTGTTCTTATCTGTCATTTGCGTGTTTATCTTCTGTGAATATTTGATATATTACCCTGCAATTTTGCGTTGTTCGTGGCCGAAGTTGAATAGAGACAGCGGCAAGGGAGTCCCCCCACTTCAGGCTTTGTTTCTGTCGGATACCCACCTCCTTGGCGCAATAAAGGGACACTGGTTCGACAAACTGCGAAG AGAATGGCAGATGGAGAGAGCTTTCCAGACCGCACTGGGGGTCCTACAGCCAGAGGTGGTCTTCATTTTGGGAGACATCTTCGACGAGGGGAAATGGAGCTCCCCAAAG GACTGGGAGGATGACGTCCGCCGCTTTAAGCAGATCTTCCGACATCCCAGAGACATGGAGCTTATAgccatcattggtaaccatgaCATCGGCTTCCATCATGA AATGAGCTGGTACAAACTTGAACGCTTCGAGAGGGTGTTCAATGTCACCTCTGCCCGGATCGTAACCAACAAGGGAGTCAA TTTTGTACTGGTGAACAGTATGGCCATGCATGGAGACCGCTGCCCCATCTGCGAGCATGTGGAAAACGAGCTGTACAGCCTCTCTCAGGCTCTCAACTGTTCAGTGCTG AGCCACCGGTCAAGCAGCATGAGAACATACTGTCAGGAGGATATGCAGAAGTTTCCCCGCTCATCACCTATCATCCTACAG TATGTTATGTACTGTGTATTGACCTTCTGTCGGAAGCACTACCCTTTGTACCGACCCAACGATGCAGAGTGCACTGGGCAGGACGCCGCCTCTCCTGAAGAGCGACAGCAGGTGTTCCATGAGCGCTATGACGTGCTATCCCAGGAGGCTTCTCAAAGG TTACTTTGGTGGTTCCAGCCCCGCCTTATCCTGAGTGGCCACACCCACAGTGCCTGTAAGGTGGTCCATGACAACAAGCACCCAGAAATCAGCGTTCCTTCCTTCAGCTGGAGAAACCGCAACAACCCCAGCTTCATCCTG ggCACCTTCTCTCCCACGGACTTCCAGTTGGCCAAGTGCTTCCTGCCAGAAGAGAGCAGCGTGGTGGCCATCTACTGTTCCACAGCCATGGTCGTCTCCCTCCTGCTCTTGGCCCACCTACACCTCACCAAGACCTCCATGCTCCTGGCCACCAATCTCATGGGCAAGCACAAGGGCTTCTGA
- the mppe1 gene encoding metallophosphoesterase 1 isoform X2 → MHGLSCKCKWGLTFTLFLSVICVFIFCEYLIYYPAILRCSWPKLNRDSGKGVPPLQALFLSDTHLLGAIKGHWFDKLRREWQMERAFQTALGVLQPEVVFILGDIFDEGKWSSPKDWEDDVRRFKQIFRHPRDMELIAIIGNHDIGFHHEMSWYKLERFERVFNVTSARIVTNKGVNFVLVNSMAMHGDRCPICEHVENELYSLSQALNCSVLSHRSSSMRTYCQEDMQKFPRSSPIILQHYPLYRPNDAECTGQDAASPEERQQVFHERYDVLSQEASQRLLWWFQPRLILSGHTHSACKVVHDNKHPEISVPSFSWRNRNNPSFILGTFSPTDFQLAKCFLPEESSVVAIYCSTAMVVSLLLLAHLHLTKTSMLLATNLMGKHKGF, encoded by the exons ATGCACGGACTGAGTTGCAAATGTAAATGGGGCCTTACTTTCACTCTGTTCTTATCTGTCATTTGCGTGTTTATCTTCTGTGAATATTTGATATATTACCCTGCAATTTTGCGTTGTTCGTGGCCGAAGTTGAATAGAGACAGCGGCAAGGGAGTCCCCCCACTTCAGGCTTTGTTTCTGTCGGATACCCACCTCCTTGGCGCAATAAAGGGACACTGGTTCGACAAACTGCGAAG AGAATGGCAGATGGAGAGAGCTTTCCAGACCGCACTGGGGGTCCTACAGCCAGAGGTGGTCTTCATTTTGGGAGACATCTTCGACGAGGGGAAATGGAGCTCCCCAAAG GACTGGGAGGATGACGTCCGCCGCTTTAAGCAGATCTTCCGACATCCCAGAGACATGGAGCTTATAgccatcattggtaaccatgaCATCGGCTTCCATCATGA AATGAGCTGGTACAAACTTGAACGCTTCGAGAGGGTGTTCAATGTCACCTCTGCCCGGATCGTAACCAACAAGGGAGTCAA TTTTGTACTGGTGAACAGTATGGCCATGCATGGAGACCGCTGCCCCATCTGCGAGCATGTGGAAAACGAGCTGTACAGCCTCTCTCAGGCTCTCAACTGTTCAGTGCTG AGCCACCGGTCAAGCAGCATGAGAACATACTGTCAGGAGGATATGCAGAAGTTTCCCCGCTCATCACCTATCATCCTACAG CACTACCCTTTGTACCGACCCAACGATGCAGAGTGCACTGGGCAGGACGCCGCCTCTCCTGAAGAGCGACAGCAGGTGTTCCATGAGCGCTATGACGTGCTATCCCAGGAGGCTTCTCAAAGG TTACTTTGGTGGTTCCAGCCCCGCCTTATCCTGAGTGGCCACACCCACAGTGCCTGTAAGGTGGTCCATGACAACAAGCACCCAGAAATCAGCGTTCCTTCCTTCAGCTGGAGAAACCGCAACAACCCCAGCTTCATCCTG ggCACCTTCTCTCCCACGGACTTCCAGTTGGCCAAGTGCTTCCTGCCAGAAGAGAGCAGCGTGGTGGCCATCTACTGTTCCACAGCCATGGTCGTCTCCCTCCTGCTCTTGGCCCACCTACACCTCACCAAGACCTCCATGCTCCTGGCCACCAATCTCATGGGCAAGCACAAGGGCTTCTGA